The genomic window ACGAGCGCCTGGGCGACGCGCGAGGGCGCGCGAGCACGCACCAGCAGTTCAACGCGCACGTGAGCCTGTGGCGCCGCCCGTTCCAGGACGCGATGCACCACGCGCGCGAGGCGGTCCGGCACGGCCTGGAGTCGGGGGACTTCGCGTATGCCGGCTACGGCGCCCTGACCGAGACCTGGTCGGGGATGCTCGTCAGCAACGATCTCGACGAGTTCGTGAGGTACTACGAGCCGACGGTCGCCGTGCTCGAGAGGATCCGGATGGCCCCCCTCGCGGCGTCGGAGCGTCTCTACATCTCCTGGGCGATGGCACTTCAGGGGAAGACGATCGGGCCGCAGTCGATGACGCACGCGGGGTTCGACGAGCGCGAGTACTTCGAGACGTACGGGACGACGGGCTTCTGCGGCACCTTCTTCCTCGCGATGAAGCTCCAGCTCGGCGTCCTCTTCGAGGACCACGCGGCGGCGCTCGAGGCCGCGACGACCGCGCACCGCCAGGCATGGTTGCCGAAGGGGGTCATCTGGCCGGTCTACTTCGACTTCTGGGCGAGCCTGGCGATGGCGGCCCTCTACGAGGCCGCCGCCCCGGACGAGCGGCGCGAGTTCGCGGAGAAGCTCCTGCGCGCGCGCGACGCGCTCGGCCTCCTCGCGGAGAACTGCCCCGAGAACTTCCGCTGCTGGTGGCTCATCATCTCGGCGGAGTTGGCCCGCGTCGTCGGCGAGCCGGCGGCCGCGATCGAGCGGTACGAGGAGGCGATCGCCTACGCCCGGAAGACCGACAACGTCCAGAACGAAGCCCTCGCGAACGATCTCGCCGGAAGGTTCTGGCTCGGCCGCGGGCGCGAGCCGGTCGCCGCCGTCTATCTCGCGGAGGCCCACCGCGGCTACGCGGCCTGGGGGGCGGCGGCCAAGGCGCGCGATCTCGTGGCGCGCCACGGCCGCCTGCTGCCGGCGCGAACGGCGGTCGCCTCCCCCGGCGGCCCCGAGGCTCCGGCCGGGGACGCGGGAGGCCCCCTCGATCTCGCGAGCGTGCTCAAGGCGGCGCACGCGATCGCGGTGGAAATCGAGCTCGAGGAGCTGCTTCGCAAGCTCATGGCGATCGCGATCGAGAACGCCGGGGCGGAGAGGGGGATCTTCCTCCAGAGCCGCGACGGCGCGCTCTTCGTGCAGGCCGTCGCCGACGCGGGACCCGCCCCGGCGGAGGTCGGCCGGGCGATCCCCCTCGAGAAGGCGACCGGCCTCGCCCACGGCGTCGTCCGCTACGTCTTCCGCACCGGCCAGGGGGTCGTCATCGGCGATGCCGGCACCGACGAGCGGTTCGCGAGCGACCCCCACACGCAGTCCGGCTGCCGGTCAATCCTCTGCGTCCCCGTCGTCCACCAGGGAAAGCTCGGCGGCATCCTCTACCTCGAGAACAACCTCGCGCGCGACGCCTTCACCGCGAGACGCGTCGAGATGATGCAGATCCTCGCCGCCGAGGCGGCCATCGCCCTCGAGAACGCCCGGCTGTACGACGAGATGCGGCAGGAAGTCGAGAGGCGGAGCGCCGCCGAGTCGTCCCTCCGCGAGGCGATGATCGAGCTCGAGGGGCTCAAGAACCGGCTGGAAGCCGAGAACGTCTATCTCCAGGAGGAGATCCGCTCGCAGCACAACTTCGAGGAGATCGTCGGCAACAGCCCGGCGCTGCTCGACGCCCTGCGGCGCGTCGAGAAAGTCGCGGCGACCGACTCGACCGTCCTCATCACCGGCGAGACCGGCGTGGGGAAGGAGCTCTTCGCGCGCGCAGTCCACAGTCGCAGCGCGCGGCGCGAGCGCGCCCTCGTGAAGGTGAACTGCGGGGCGATCGCCGCGGGGCTCGTCGAGAGCGAGCTGTTCGGCCACGTCAAGGGGGCCTTCACCGGAGCGCTCTCGGGGCGCACGGGGCGGTTCGAGCTCGCGCACGGCGGGACGATTTTTCTCGACGAGGTCGGAGATCTCCCGCCCGAGACGCAGGTGAAACTGCTGCGCGTCCTCCAGGAGATGGAGTTCGAGCCGGTGGGGAGCAGCCGGACCGTGAAGATCAACGTCCGCGTGATCGCGGCGACCAACAGGAACCTCGATCACGCGGTCAAGGAGGGGAAGTTCCGCCAGGATCTCCTGTACCGGCTCAACGTCTTCCCCGTCGCCGTGCCGCCGCTGCGCGACCGGCGCGACGACATCCCGCTTCTCGCCGGCTTCTTCGTCGGCCGGCTCGGGAAGAAACTCGGGAAGACTCTCTCGGGGTTCAGTCGGCGGAGCATGGATCGCCTGATGAGCTACCGCTGGCCCGGGAACGTCCGCGAGATGCAGAACGTCATCGAGCGCGCGGCCGTCCTCGCGCAGGGGCCGGTTCTCGAGCTCGAACCCGATCTGGCCGCGGAGACCGAGGCGGAGCCGATGGTCGCGGCCGGGGGCGCCACGCTCGCCAACCGGGAGCGCGAGCACATCCTCGCGGTCCTCCGGAGCACGCGAGGGGTCGTGCAGGGACCTCAGGGGGCGGCCAACATCCTCGGCCTCAATCCCAACACCCTCCGCAGCCGCATGAAGAAGCTCGGCATCAAGCCGGGCAGTCACGAAATATCGTAGCGGCCGTTTGGGTTCGTGGCGGATCTCCGAGCCGCGTCGCCTAACCCATTGATTCTCAAGGCGGCATCACCCTCCTTCTCTGTGGCAACGCGATTGCTTTGTCCTGGGCGCGAACGGAAGGAGACGACGATGCTGAGGATCACGAGGACGTCAGGGAATGGGGGGGCCGAGCACCTCACCCTGGAGGGGCGGCTGGCCGGCGAGTGGGTTCCCGAGCTTCGCGCCGCCGCCGAACCGCTTCTCGCGCGCTCCGGCAAGCTCGTCGTCGATCTCACGGGGGTGGCCTTCGTCGATCCGACGGGCGTCGGCCTCCTCCAGGACCTGGTCGCGGCGGGGGCGGCGCTTCACGGCGCGTCGGCTTTCGTCGCCGAGCTTTTGGGAGGGCCCCGCCGATGATGTCTCGCACGCTTCCCTGGCAGGATACGGTCGCTTCGCTCGAGCCGGCCGAGGCGGCGGAGGATCGGGATCTTCTGGCGCGGCTTCGCGCCGGGGACGAGGCGGCTTTCGAGCTTCTCGTCCGGGCTCACTCGGGCCGCTTGCTCTGTGTGGCGCGGCGGTACTTCCGGAACGACGACGACGCTCGGGACGCGGTGCAGGATGCTTTGATCTCCGCGTTCAAGTCGGTCCGGTCGTTCAAGGGGGATTCACGCCTTTCGACGTGGCTCCACCGGATTACCGTCAACGCTTCCCTGATGAAGCTTCGGACCGCTTCGCGGCATCCGGAGGCGTCTCTCGAGGAATTGCTGCCGCAGTTCGCGGAGGATGGGCATCATGCGGGGCCGGTGTCTTCGTGGCCCTCTTCTGCGGAAGACGTCGTCTTTCAGGCGGAGTCGCGGGCGGCGGTGCGGGCGGCGATCGATCGGCTGCCGGAGTCGGCGCGGACGGTGCTGATGCTTCGGGACATCGAGGAGATGGATACGGAGGAGGTTGCGCGGATGCTGGGGATCACGGCGAACGCCGTCAAGATCCGGCTGCATCGGGCGCGGCAGGCGTTGCGGACGCTGCTGGAGCCGATCGTGATGGGGAGGTAGGGGGGACTGCGCTCACCGCCAGGGTCCGCCCGAATTCCAGTGTCCATCCTGTCGACGTCCCCGACGCACGTCATCCAGCACCGGCGCGAGGAACTCATGCAGAAGCCGCGTGAACGACTCCGCAGGTCTCTCGGGTGTCACGAGACCCGCCCGGCGAGCGAATGCCCGCATCTGCGCGGGACGTGACGGATTCTCCCAAAACGCTGTCGTGAGTCCTATCGGATCCTCGGCCGCAATCGGCGTGTGGCGCCGCTCGAACGTCCGTCGCACAGCTTCCGACAGGGTCGCGCGATCGAACTCGAAGCTGCTCGCGAGATAGTGGAGGTCGAAGAAGTCCTTGATGCGGCTGTTCCGCTCGCCGAGCACGACCATCGCCTCGAGCTT from Acidobacteriota bacterium includes these protein-coding regions:
- a CDS encoding STAS domain-containing protein; its protein translation is MLRITRTSGNGGAEHLTLEGRLAGEWVPELRAAAEPLLARSGKLVVDLTGVAFVDPTGVGLLQDLVAAGAALHGASAFVAELLGGPRR
- a CDS encoding sigma-70 family RNA polymerase sigma factor, whose amino-acid sequence is MSRTLPWQDTVASLEPAEAAEDRDLLARLRAGDEAAFELLVRAHSGRLLCVARRYFRNDDDARDAVQDALISAFKSVRSFKGDSRLSTWLHRITVNASLMKLRTASRHPEASLEELLPQFAEDGHHAGPVSSWPSSAEDVVFQAESRAAVRAAIDRLPESARTVLMLRDIEEMDTEEVARMLGITANAVKIRLHRARQALRTLLEPIVMGR
- a CDS encoding sigma 54-interacting transcriptional regulator, whose translation is MMQILAAEAAIALENARLYDEMRQEVERRSAAESSLREAMIELEGLKNRLEAENVYLQEEIRSQHNFEEIVGNSPALLDALRRVEKVAATDSTVLITGETGVGKELFARAVHSRSARRERALVKVNCGAIAAGLVESELFGHVKGAFTGALSGRTGRFELAHGGTIFLDEVGDLPPETQVKLLRVLQEMEFEPVGSSRTVKINVRVIAATNRNLDHAVKEGKFRQDLLYRLNVFPVAVPPLRDRRDDIPLLAGFFVGRLGKKLGKTLSGFSRRSMDRLMSYRWPGNVREMQNVIERAAVLAQGPVLELEPDLAAETEAEPMVAAGGATLANREREHILAVLRSTRGVVQGPQGAANILGLNPNTLRSRMKKLGIKPGSHEIS